In Diorhabda sublineata isolate icDioSubl1.1 chromosome 4, icDioSubl1.1, whole genome shotgun sequence, a single window of DNA contains:
- the LOC130442831 gene encoding E3 ubiquitin-protein ligase CHIP, translated as MSKHMYSTANLSDKDLKEQGNRLYNLRKYEEAINCYSKAIIKNPDVAHYFTNRALCYLKLLKWEQACMDCRRALDMDSNLVKGHFFLGQALFESDNYDEAIKHLQRANDLAKEQKMNFGDDIASQLRAARKKRFSVQEEKRIAQEIELQSYLNKLIERDREMRIQEVQNEEGDNETTKQTIQNINETCENYLNELNQLFAKIDDRRRKREVPDYLCGKISFEILQEPVITPSGITYDKKDLEEHLQRVGHFDPVTRVKLTQDQLIPNFAMKEVVDAFLTENEWALDY; from the exons aTGAGTAAACATATGTACTCGACAGCAAATCTTTCCGACAAAGATTTAAAAGAACAAGGAAACCGTTTgtataatttgagaaaatacgAAGAAGCCATAAATTGTTACAGCAAAGCCATAATCAAGAACCCAGACGTAGCCCATTACTTTACGAATCGAGCTCTTTGTTatctgaaattattaaaatgggAACAGGCGTGTATGGATTGCCGAAGGGCTTTAGACATGGATTCAAATTTGGTGAAAGGTCATTTCTTCCTTGGACAAGCTCTATTTGAAAGTGATAATTATGACGAAGCTATTAAACATCTACAAAGAGCGAATGACTTGGCgaaagaacaaaaaatgaatttcggAGATGACATTGCCTCACAATTAAGAGCTGCTAGGAAAAAACG ATTTTCCGTTCAGGAAGAAAAACGTATAGCGCAAGAAATAGAATTACAAtcgtatttgaataaattgattgaaagaGATAGAGAAATGAGGATACAAGAGGTGCAGAACGAAGAAGGCGACAATGAAACCACCAAACAAACCATCCAGAACATTAATGAAACATGTGAGAATTACCTAAACGAATTGAACCAATTGTTTGCGAAAATAGACGATAGGAGAAGGAAAAGAGAAGTGCCAGATTATTTGTGCGGGAAAATTAGTTTCGAGATTCTACAAGAACCAGTAATAACACCAAGTGGTATCACCTACGATAAGAAGGATTTGGAGGAGCATCTACAGAGAGTGGGGCACTTCGATCCTGTTACTAGAGTTAAACTTACCCAGGATCAGTTGATTCCTAATTTCGCCATGAAGGAAGTTGTCGATGCGTTTTTGACCGAAAACGAATGGGCTTTggactattaa
- the LOC130442832 gene encoding uncharacterized protein LOC130442832: MVKRKSAPRRKSMTNSQRSDNEVSPKTPKKRKYGTSKVCMNIGNKEFKIFRTTLKQIKRLQASVQSCIPRLPFSRLIREILMEQGLGSHKIQIEALKAIQEAAEIYLTYLFEDANKCAMHCHRVTLMPKDIHLVLDIRGCNDPGYS, encoded by the exons ATGGTTAAAAGAAAATCTGCTCCTCGAAGGAAGTCAATGACGAATTCGCAACGTTCTGATAATGAAGTTTCCCCAAAGACCCCGAAAAAGCGAAAATACGGTACCAGCAAAGTGTGTATGAATATCGGAAAtaaagaattcaaaatttttag GACgacattaaaacaaattaaaagatTACAAGCATCAGTTCAAAGCTGCATCCCCCGTCTCCCATTTTCTCGTCTTATTAGAGAAATATTGATGGAACAAGGGTTGGGATcgcacaaaattcaaattgaagcTCTCAAAGCTATACAAGAAGCTGCAGAAATATATTTGACATATCTATTCGAAGATGCCAATAAATGTGCCATGCACTGCCATAGGGTGACTCTTATGCCCAAAGACATACATCTAGTTCTCGATATAAGGGGTTGTAACGATCCAGgatattcataa